One Nicotiana sylvestris chromosome 12, ASM39365v2, whole genome shotgun sequence genomic window carries:
- the LOC138882611 gene encoding uncharacterized protein has translation MRELWDQLRQMYSTMQEAWLVIGDFNSVLSVNDRINGQHIHQAELVDFQVCIRDIGVGQLNRKGCQWSWCNKRDAIDRIYNNIDWVFGNTSWLTKYSSLEVVYELPGIFDHSPIVINTEVVKNHLQKLFRLYNILLYQREFKESVNKVWNQRIKGYTIYSVWITLQRLQNRTRQMNKEMNSLEKKLVNLRMEL, from the coding sequence ATGAGGGAGTTATGGGATCAACTAAGGCAGATGTATAGTACAATGCAGGAGGCTTGGTTGGTAATAGGAGACTTTAATAGTGTTCTGTCTGTTAATGATAGAATTAATGGTCAACATATACATCAAGCTGAATTAGTGGATTTTCAAGTCTGTATAAGAGATATTGGAGTGGGGCAATTGAATAGAAAAGGCTGTCAGTGGTCATGGTGCAATAAAAGGGATGCAATAGATAGAATCTATAACAATATTGATTGGGTGTTTGGAAATACCTCTTGGCTTACAAAGTATAGTAGCCTAGAAGTTGTATATGAACTGCCAGGGATTTTTGATCACTCACCTATTGTGATAAACACTGAAGTGGTAAAGAACCACTTACAAAAGCTTTTTAGGCTTTACAATATTTTGCTATATCAAAGGGAGTTTAAAGAAAGTGTGAATAAGGTCTGGAACCAAAGAATTAAGGGGTATACTATATACTCTGTGTGGATTACGCTGCAAAGATTACAAAATAGAACCAGACAGATGAACAAGGAGATGAACTCATTGGAGAAGAAGCTTGTGAACTTAAGAATGGAGTTGTAG